The following is a genomic window from Paenibacillus sp. FSL R5-0766.
CCTGCTCAATGGAGCTGCCCGGGAGAATATCATGGAACTGGTTCAGCATCGTCAGCTTCCATGCATGCTCCAGTGCATCGGTTGGATAGGTTGCCAGTGCATTCGCCTGACGATGAATCATGGCATACAGCTCGGCATCGGCCAGTGCAAATTCGCTATGACGGTTGTACCGTTTATTACGCGCCATGGACGTGTAGGTACCCCGGTGATACTCCAGATACAGCTCACCCGACCAGCTGGGAACGGAAGGAACATCCGCCAGATTTTGCTCCAGCTTCTCGAAAAACTCGCGTACAAAGGTACGTTTCACGTCGGGTACGCCTGGCAAACCTTTTTCAAGCCGTCTGCCGTGCTCTAGCATCTCCTCGGTTGGACCGCCGCCCCCATCGCCGAAGCCGTAACACTGTAACACATCTGCATTGATATTTTTGTTCTGGTATCGCTGCCACGTGCCTTTTACTTGCGAAGCATTAAATCGTCCATTATAAGTTGTTTCGTAGCGACGCTGCCTGAAATCAGGGTGTTTGTCATAGTCTGTTGCTGTGATGAAATGGGTCAGGACCTCTGATCCGTCGATTCCTCGCCAGTACATCGTGTCGTTTGGAATCTGGTTTGTATCGTTCCAGGCGATTTTGGTCGTCATAAAATAATCTATCCCGCTCTTTCGCATAATCTGCGGCATCGCTGCACTATAACCAAATACATCCGGTAACCAGAGCACACGGTTCTCCACACCGAATTCTTCCTTGAAGAAACGTTTGCCGTAGATAATCTGACGGATCATGGATTCACCCGAAATCAGGTTACAATCGGCCTCCAGCCACATTGAACCTTCCGCTTCCCAGCGGCCTTCGGCCACCTTTTCTTTGATTTTCTCATATAGGGACGGATAGTCTGCTTTCAGGTATGCATATAGCTGGGGCTGAGAGGACATGAAGGTATACTCTGGGAACTTGTCCATCAAGTAGAGTACACTCGCAAAGCTGCGAATGACCTTCTCCCGAGTCTGATCCAGCGTCCACAGCCATGCCACATCGATATGCGTGTGTCCGATACAGTGCACGGTAGGGATGTGATCACCGGCAGGGCGGATATCACCATAGACATGATCTTGTAGATATCGGCGCGCTTCCAGCACCGACGCATGGAATTCTGTACTGTTTTCCTGGCGCAAATCCAGCAGATTCACGGCTTTATTCAGATGTTCGACTACCTTCAGCCGCTCCAGATCATCCTCACGCAGCAGATCCGCAGCATCTAGCGCAGCCTTGAGATCATAATACAAATCGGAGACTTGCTGATGATGCTCGGCAATATATACATTCAGAAAAACATCCGCGGCAGAGGTACTGCAATATGCATATAATGCCAGTTCAAACTCTTCGCCCTTCACCGCGGATGGAGTCAAGTCAATCTCCGTATGATTCACATCCAGACCGCAGATCAATTCCCCATTGAGGAATGCCAGAAATTGCGGATTATCGTAATTCCAGATGTCGTCAGCACCAGTGACGATGGTACACACGACCTTTTTTCCTTCCAGATGATCCGGGATTTGAATGCGGGTTTTGAAGCAGCTGTGTACATCTTTACCACCCCAGCCATCACCCTTACGGAATACGTTCCAGGAGGAAGGGTCCTCATGCACCAGTTCCCAGGAGTGGTAACCACTTTCTTTATGATAAAGCTCAGGGATATATGTCTTTGAGGTTAGTCGTGCACGTTCCAAGTGTTTAACAATGGTATGGATCCGAGTATACAAGGAATTCATTTTCATGTTGGTTTCCCACCTTGGTTTGTAGTAAGTACAGGCTGTAGTCGTCGTTGGAGCAAGAATTCTGCAAGCGCTAACATATCAACTTTATCATAACAAAAGAGAAATGGGCGAAACTACGTATTGTATGCTGAAAATAACGTCTTTTTATTGCATTTCATGCTAAAATAAACTCATTAGAACCAGGATGGGGGCATGTTCATGACACAATCGGTTTTGGCATACGAGCAGGGATATGCGATCCATGTGAACCAGCCTGGAGATTCGCTTTTTTATCATCTGGATTATGACGAGCGCTCCCATGAACTGAATATGGAATTTCAGCATTTCCATGATTACTATGAAATCTGTATTCTTCTGGATCGCACGGCTGCGCACATCATTGAAGGCAGTTTGTACGAGATTCAACCTTATGATATCGTGCTGTTGCGACCTTCTTTGCTGCATAAAACGCAATATCCGAAGGGTGCCCCGCCGAAACGATTGATGATCACCTTTGCCATGCCACGTAATACACCTGGTCTTGAGAGCGATTACAATGAGCTGTTTTCGATTTTTGATGAATCCATCCCGATATTCCGATTTACAGAAGAAAGACGCAAGGAAGTCCTCGCGTCGATCAATGATATTTTTGCTATATCGCAGCAGCCTTCTGCACTTCAAAAGGTTGTGATTCATCATAGATTTGTTGAGTTTCTGTGTGCGATTCATCGTTACTCGGTAGAGAATGGGTACGTTCGTGAAGAGACAGGATCATCGATGGCCCGGCGTATGTATGCCATTGCCTCTTATATTCACAGCCATTATCAGCAGGATTTATCCTTGGACGAGTTATCCAAGCGTTTTTATGTAAGTGCCCATCACTTGTCTCGCCAATTCAATAAGGTTACCGGCTTCACCTTCACGGAGTATGTGCAGATGACCCGTATTCGGAATGCCCAGCAATTGCTGCTGAATTCGAGGGAGAAAATTACGGATATTGCTGCACAGTGCGGTTTCGCAAGCTTCTCCCAGTTCAATCGCATCTTCAACAAACAGAGCGGTATGTCACCTAGTGCCTATCGCCAGAGCAGACCTTCACAGAGCGAACGTAAGATGATGCTTGCGGGCGAGACCCGAGTGAATGGAGCACCTAGATGAGATGTACGAGGGTAGTGATGGACAGGTCTAAAGCGCTACTTAAGTGGTTATATTCTGGACAGAAGCCTTGCATAACATGAATAGATAAGGACATGACGGGTATGTTGATGTGTCAGTAATTCATGATTCTGCCAGGGATAATCCTCCATCACTCATCCGATATACTTTATCGCAATATTCAAGCATGCGCTCATCATGGGTAACCATAATGGCTGCTTTTTGGCGTGATTTCACCTCGCGTGCAATTAGACTGACCACTTCATGGGCTCGTTTGGTATCCAAACTGGCGGTTGGTTCATCGGCTAAGATGATGTTGGGATTATTCATTAAAGAACGAGCAATGGCTGTCCGTTGCTTCTCACCACCTGATAGCTCTTCTGGGAAACTGTTCAACTTCAAACCCAGACCCAGTTCCTCTAACAGCTTAGAGGCAAATTCCTTATCCTGCATTCCAACCTTGCCAGACATTCTTTTTACCACGAGCAATTGATCAAGAACATTTAAATAGGGAACCAAATTCGAAGATTGCATAATAAACCCAATTTCCTGCAACCTAATATTAGACAGTTCTTTCTCAGTAAGTGCAGAAATGTTATTCCCATTTAGTTGAACCTCTCCTTCAGAGGCTTTAAGCATGGCCCCAGCAATAGATAAGAATGTACTTTTACCAGAACCAGAAGGTCCAACTACAGCAACAAACTCCCCCGGTTCCACGGATATGGATACATGATCAAGCGCGGTGATCCGATTGTTTCCTTCGGCATAATACATGGTGACTTCCCGCATGTGTAGTCCCTTACTCATTATTCAACCCTCCCGAGCGCCTTAAGCGGATCAATCTTAGTAATTTTGCGAACAGATACCAGTGAACTTAACATAGCAATAACCAGCAAGATAATAGAATAATTGAAGACAAGACTGGTTTCCAGCTTAAATGGCATTCCTTTTGGCATAATTGCTGCTGTCCCATAAGTCAGCAAGATTCCAACAACAATACTAGTCAGCGAAAGTACAAATACTTGCGAGATAATGGCTTTTCCCAAGAAACGGTTACTAGCACCTATCGCTTTCATAATGCCAAACTGGTTGGTTTTTTGCATCGTAATGACATAGAAGAATACCCCGAGTACAAATGCAGAGATCGCAAGCAGAAATGCAAGCATCATTAGAATCGTACCGTTCTCTTCTTTGTATCCTGGCATTCCTTGTACAGCTGCTGCTCGGGTAACTGTATCTGTGCTGGCTAACTCTTTATTTATAGCTTCTGGATCAATATTCTCGCCTTGTAACATGATCGCATTAACCGGTCCGGCAATTCCTTTATCTGAACTTGGAGCCGCGAAGGCAATCTTTCGCCATTCAGCCATTGGGGTAAATACGGATGCAACGTGATTATACGTCTGATTCTCCACAAATCCGATAATG
Proteins encoded in this region:
- a CDS encoding alpha-mannosidase, producing MKMNSLYTRIHTIVKHLERARLTSKTYIPELYHKESGYHSWELVHEDPSSWNVFRKGDGWGGKDVHSCFKTRIQIPDHLEGKKVVCTIVTGADDIWNYDNPQFLAFLNGELICGLDVNHTEIDLTPSAVKGEEFELALYAYCSTSAADVFLNVYIAEHHQQVSDLYYDLKAALDAADLLREDDLERLKVVEHLNKAVNLLDLRQENSTEFHASVLEARRYLQDHVYGDIRPAGDHIPTVHCIGHTHIDVAWLWTLDQTREKVIRSFASVLYLMDKFPEYTFMSSQPQLYAYLKADYPSLYEKIKEKVAEGRWEAEGSMWLEADCNLISGESMIRQIIYGKRFFKEEFGVENRVLWLPDVFGYSAAMPQIMRKSGIDYFMTTKIAWNDTNQIPNDTMYWRGIDGSEVLTHFITATDYDKHPDFRQRRYETTYNGRFNASQVKGTWQRYQNKNINADVLQCYGFGDGGGGPTEEMLEHGRRLEKGLPGVPDVKRTFVREFFEKLEQNLADVPSVPSWSGELYLEYHRGTYTSMARNKRYNRHSEFALADAELYAMIHRQANALATYPTDALEHAWKLTMLNQFHDILPGSSIEQVYVDSQEQYEEVLRVTDELKDSALNGIASRITSDGEAIAVFNTTGFVRTDVVELPAFARKVTVYDGDHPVPSQRTPEGGLVFLAENVPASGYKSFRITPDLTDELVAGVSVTQWEADRRHIHTPWYDIHLNESAEFTSVWDKLEGRELLQSGKRGNVLQVFEDRPAEYEAWNIDDYYEQHMWEINDLQSLEWVESGPVRSVLQVKRQFLDSVIEQTIIFYAHTRRIDFRTFVDWKQEHLLLKAAFPLDIWSEKAVYEIQYGNVERATHRNTSWDQARFEVCGQKWADLAENGYGAALLNDCKYGYDIHNSVMRLSLIKSATYPNENADKEQHVFTYALYPHQGDFREGRVIQAAYDLNRPLVAREVRPQTGTLPGTWSLASVDQDNVVLEVIKKAENNDDMIIRVYEAHGRRSRASLQLPEGAGATAYACDLLENNEAECAVENGRISFDIKPYEILTFRIPKA
- a CDS encoding AraC family transcriptional regulator, producing the protein MTQSVLAYEQGYAIHVNQPGDSLFYHLDYDERSHELNMEFQHFHDYYEICILLDRTAAHIIEGSLYEIQPYDIVLLRPSLLHKTQYPKGAPPKRLMITFAMPRNTPGLESDYNELFSIFDESIPIFRFTEERRKEVLASINDIFAISQQPSALQKVVIHHRFVEFLCAIHRYSVENGYVREETGSSMARRMYAIASYIHSHYQQDLSLDELSKRFYVSAHHLSRQFNKVTGFTFTEYVQMTRIRNAQQLLLNSREKITDIAAQCGFASFSQFNRIFNKQSGMSPSAYRQSRPSQSERKMMLAGETRVNGAPR
- a CDS encoding ABC transporter ATP-binding protein produces the protein MSKGLHMREVTMYYAEGNNRITALDHVSISVEPGEFVAVVGPSGSGKSTFLSIAGAMLKASEGEVQLNGNNISALTEKELSNIRLQEIGFIMQSSNLVPYLNVLDQLLVVKRMSGKVGMQDKEFASKLLEELGLGLKLNSFPEELSGGEKQRTAIARSLMNNPNIILADEPTASLDTKRAHEVVSLIAREVKSRQKAAIMVTHDERMLEYCDKVYRMSDGGLSLAES
- a CDS encoding ABC transporter permease, with translation MFLAMKELMHNKMKFLMIIIIFVLMAWLVFILSGLGNGLSTLAASTFKTMKADYVIFEEGSQSSMSKSLLSDQLVAEAEKLPNVDAAAPMGSTMATALKENNTKNEDKVDIAIIGIDPGSFLEPAIVEGESLSSENPTGVVVNSTMKDEGYQLGNTFQLDGTTESLTIIGFVENQTYNHVASVFTPMAEWRKIAFAAPSSDKGIAGPVNAIMLQGENIDPEAINKELASTDTVTRAAAVQGMPGYKEENGTILMMLAFLLAISAFVLGVFFYVITMQKTNQFGIMKAIGASNRFLGKAIISQVFVLSLTSIVVGILLTYGTAAIMPKGMPFKLETSLVFNYSIILLVIAMLSSLVSVRKITKIDPLKALGRVE